The Porites lutea chromosome 11, jaPorLute2.1, whole genome shotgun sequence genome contains the following window.
ATTTAAGAAAGTATAATTTATCTAGATCTACGATATACAATCGTAAGCACAACGTTATTGGAAAGGCTGTTAGTCTGCTCAGAAAACAGAGAATATTACATTAAAtactgtgaaaagaaaaatgcaagAACAAATCAACAAAACTAGAAAAACACTGGAgcattttcaaagttttcaagGGCGTGAAATAtacctttttttcttcatgTGCTATAAGCATAAAAAGTGACCCAAGTTGTATTCATTTTGTGTTAACATTCATGTTGTATTCCATGACTCAAGTTTGAATTCTTTGATTCACTTTCTATTATTATCTTGTAACTACTTAAGGACTATACTTGCTCATGGACCTGGATCACAGCATTGAAAACTAAAGTTTGATCCTCTCGGAACAGTGCACTTTGTTAACCTAACTTAacttgttttttattattattttattgtttactgAAGAGGAACTCAGGCTTTTGTGCTCATGTTGGCCGCGCGGATGCACCACCAGTCTTaccaaacacgaaattttttcAAACATCTATTCCAGCTGCTATAGCCGATAGTTAAACCAATgccttttgacttttttctaCAGAGCCCATACAGTGTTCCGACAGGGAAAACAGAGGAATAGGACGTTACAGAACTTTGGGCGATGCCAGCGCAGGTAGGATCAGCATGATTTATTTCAAGGCTGGTGGCGATGTGGAATTTTACTTTATTTGACCGGGGCCTTCAACTGTTTCGTCGGCTTTCGGAAGTGTAATAAAACAGAATATGAGACTTTCCCTTGCTTCTTTAATAGAACTCAATCATAAACCTGGAATAGAACTCAGAGCCTAGACAGAATATGAAACTACTAatactaaaaggtcacgcaaaGCTCAATTATACTGCTTGTAAAATGTAGCTATGACAatcatataataaaatatttttggaCTGTATATATATGACCTTGCTCGAAAAGAGTTTTATTGTATCCCACAGACAATTGAATATATGTAAGGCTTTTATACCCCGACcttgcttttgttaaaaacgTTTTGTTAGAGTTACTTATTATAAATGCGTGGTCGTTTCACATTTGACAAGGCAGTGTTCAAAGTTTACTTCAGTCTGCTTTAAACCATTTCTTAAATAGAGCAGAAGAATACTCTTGGAGGTCATACTGGGATAGATTTAACAGTTTGTTACGACTATAAACTTCTTTAGATTTGAGATGAGCcagaattaaaaattaaacgcTGCATATTTTGAAAGTATTCGGTGTACTTGAGGACCTGACCGGACAGAGAAAAGGAATGTTCATTCACCCGGAATGCATATAGATCAATCGCTTTATCTCTGGCTCAAAGGACACTATCTTTTGAAAGCTACAACAACACTTATCTCAATTTTCCTAGAAAAAGTAAATGATCAGTTCAAATGAcacaatttaaagaaaattcttttctgaATTGAGACATAACAGGAAGTACGTTTTTTACCTACCTTTGTGACAGGTTTTAACTTTCACAATGAACGCGCACCGAAATCACGGCTTATGGTATGCAGGCTGATATCGTTGACTGATAAGCAAAGCTGGTGCTTCAGCTAGTCCAAAAGAGTGCATGCGCGCTTGTTATTGTATAGTAATCTACTGGCTACCGGCTCTATCAGTTCTTAGTAGAATTCGCCTGGAACTCAGCTCCTCCTCCCCTGACACATGCTCACtactgaaaatcaagatgggcggcttcttccattttttatctgttctccAAAGGATATATTTACGTGCAAGGATGACATGTCGACGCCTCTTCTGTAATACTCGTGGAATCAATGAGAAGAAACTTCTAGGTGAACTAAAATGTACGTAAAATTCAGTAATTCTTCAAATAGTGATATAAGCCATGCTTGTGGCCTCTGAGGgataaataaaaattcgaaATGAACGCGACGAAAACGTACAACTAAAACGGTTGGCAAAGTGTGAGAAACTTCATTCTCAGTTGATCTTTAGCCAGCAGTAGTCCGATCGTGCCGAGAAACGACTGCGAAGGCTTTCACTTGCTGTCAGTTAAGGTCGGTCAGTTCGTCTAAAAACTTTACTTCTAAGTAAGGGGTATGAAACAGGCTATTCAGGTATATATAGGCTTAAAACGCAACCAAGTTAAATTAACCCTCCCTGTCCATTACACATATAGTAAGTTGCCTCGTACCACACCATCACACACACTTCACTGATTGAATCCGAGTTCCCAGTGCAAGTGGACTAGATTTCAGCGTGCGATGACGGAGCCCTAAAAAGAATAACGAACTGTTAACTAACAGACCCCATTTAACATGGCTGAATTAAAGTAAGAACATCTAGACTTACACGCACGAAAAGCACAATGGTAAGGCTGTTTATCTACTCATAAAATCACATTAAATAAATTGgggcgaaaaaatataaaactaagcAAAAACAAATCTACGATGCTGCAAAAATCTGCAATGCTACTAAAAAAAACCAAGTGTTTGCAAAGTCTTTAAAGgctcaaaatacattttcatCCATGTGTCTCCGTTTTCTTAAAGTGTAAAATTAAGCATAAGAAGACCGAAGTTATAGTTCTCTAGTTGTGTTAATATTTATGTTGTGCTAAGCACTGAACttttctttcactttccacTTTAAACCCTTGTAACTAATAAACTAAAAAGACTCAGTAGACTTGTTTTTTCTTATGGCCATTAATACACAGCATGCGAACTTCTTTAGGAGTAGTACACTTAATTCAATGATCCAAACCGCAGTTAAAATTAACTCAGCCTTTTGTTGTGCAGATGCTCAAATTGAGTCTTACCAAAACGAAATTTTGATCAAGCATCTAGATTCCAGCTGTTAACCAAAAGTCtgccttttgaattttttttgtacagacCCTGTTCAGTGTTCTGAGGCCGGGGATCAAGAGAGAAACGAAGAAATGGAACGGCTCACTCTTAGCGTAGGCAGGACAGTGATTAGCATTTATTTCAAGGCGGCTGAGTGTCAGGGTGGCGATGAAGTGGAATTATACATCATGTAACTGGGGCCTTCGCTCGTCGGCGTTCGCCAGTGAAAAGTAACGTTAAACTTTCCCAAGCTTCTTAACTAAGAACTCAATGATATACCGGTTGGAACTCAGAGACTAGACAGTATGTCATTAAACTGCAGTGGTAGACTAAACTGACTCAATGCTCGATTGTGCTACTTGTAAAATTTGGCTGTGCCATTAACATAATGAAAATGTTTACGACGGTTCAGTTATGATCTTGCTAAAAAGAATGTTTTCAAATATTATGGTGTGTATACCCGAccttgtttagttttgtttgttgttggaGTTGCTTTATGCATGCTTTTTTGTTGTTCGATTACTTTATGCAAGTTAATAAACAAGGCAATGGTCAAATGCTGTACTTCAGTCGGCTCTACAACATTTCTTAAGTAGAGCAGCACTTTGACTggttagttttcatttttacattaTACTGGGATAGATTTCACAGTTTTTTATGACTgtcaatttcaattttgttatgTAAGGCACAAGTTATATCATCATAGACAGCAGCATTCCTCAGCAGGAATACTAAAGGAATATATCATAGTTTTGACTAGATAATACGTCACCTCACTTTAAAGAGGACCTCAGACAAGCTAAAACTTAcataattcaaaataataagCCATAGTCAAAAGCCATAAAGTGCCACAGAATTCCCATTTAATCTTAGCTGTTggtaaagtaatatttattgtgTTATGAGCTATAAATGACCCAAGGATATATTAGCCAGCATGCAAATAGAcaaattaagattttttaacATTGTTTGCCCAAATATGCGCAAACAAATACTTTTTTGGATCATTCCAAACAGAAGGACCAGGGAAGCAGTATgattttgcttgtttgtttttctaaccAAATATAATGATTCGAGAACTGAACCGATCTCCAATAAGACTGAGCTCGCCTGTGTGTACATCATGTCACTGAGACCGACCAATTCAGGCTACAGAATTTCGTCCAAAAAAAACTCTAAGGCTCGGATAAGTTTAGTCATCTCTTGCATTGAATACTTGTAGAGAGAAAAGGGCGCTAGCTGGTTTCATGGTGTGTAAAGTTTCAAATGTGTTTATGAAATgtgataatttaaaaaaagttcattttaCTGACTGCTTTCACAGCATAAGACAAATAAAGTCATGATAATTTCACATTTTGCGATTTATATACCGCATTCGGAgccaaaagaaataattatttagttCTCAAAATGTTTACTTCCATGTAAACTACGTAATGAACTGCACTGGGGTGAGCACTGATTTTGCTCCGCACAAACTCAGTTAAGTTCGGACCGTGCAGTAAATTGATGGAGACCTGAGTTTAAACGCTGTGCAAGATTACTCAAGATGCTACGACTTTTAACCATACGTAGCGACTGATGTGGATGtactttttaaatttcactTCAGAAATCGCAGTAAGGTGTGTGCTGCCAGTGCTGGCTGTTTGATCTAAACTTTTCAGACTGTGCACTATCCTATACCTGCTGTGCATGACCGTTGACTGtgacaaaaaaaagacaaaacaaacatCTTGTAGACGCGAAGCGAAATTATATCCAGTCAAGCAACTTTACTAACTTAGCCTATTTTCTTCTTTGAAGTGGAGGAACTCAGTATGACTCAGGACCGAAGCAGCGTTTAATACTAAAAAAGAAGGAATCGACACAGAGACGAGACGAACAAACATCCAATGGACAGAACTTTTAACAAGGTTGCATGACGCACGAAAGTATAAAATATCACTTTTACATGGGCCTCTTGGTGTAATCCCTATAGAATCAGGAGACGAAATTGCAGTTAATCCACTCAATAGTAATTTGAAAGGATTTATTTTCccttaaaactgaaaaaggaaGAACCGCTATTGCACTCGAAACAAGTTTATTATAAGTGTTTGTCGTGTTTCgatggtgaaaaaaaaaacattaatttaagACTACTAAGCAtcaatttaaacaaaacaaacgaaaacgtACCACAAAAACGGCGACACAAATCAATTGCACGTACAAACTGTTTTCTTCGCGTTAGATGTTGACTCAGAGGAACACAATATTTGGTCCAAAGTCTACATACTGGTGAAGACGACCACGTGCTCAAGACATCCCATAATACCCAGGATAATACGTGTCATCCCGGCATTGTCGATCGAAATTGAATGAATTGGTTCTGTCTCACTGACTCAACATCAGCCATTTCGAGTCGGTTGAGTGCCAATTGTTTGTTCCCATTACCACTGCGCACGTGATTCATATCACAAGGTAATGCTTCGTGTGAGAAGaaatttataaagcaaaaaagtaaaacttcTCATGAGTGATACTTTGGTTTTTATTTAGATGGACATAATCAGGACAGTAGCTCTATGGAATGCTCTCCATTTGACAAAGCTTGCAGTTTAAGTTTATAACGAAACTGCTATATACCAAATTTGTTTTGCACGCACCTGATTATGCGATCAATTATTCTACAAAATGGAGAGTGCTCGGACTTACATACTACTTTCACGGTAGGGCTACACGAAGTCAATGTAATGAAATCATCTGGAgacatagactacgagtagtcctcatttttcctcaggcatagtagagcgagcgaaacgcgagcgtgcgtgaaatcaccccacgcgagaaaggcgagacgtgGCTGGGAGTTTCTCTCTCTCACCGGGGCGTCTCGCCTTTCTTGCCTTTCTCGCTtgaggtgattttcacgcgcgctcgcgtttcgctcgctctactatagataaagctggttctgcaaaggtaataaatcttgGCGTctaaaaaaaagtaaccgtaactactaataacagaatacaagcgggttttaattaaacccggcgaaatcaactcataaattaatcggatgcacaatcacagacaatcagaaaaaatactcgcctctttaaaaatgttcaaaaccttttattccaccttaaactgacggaatgatctgtttttcctttaacattggttgttctgaatccaaagtaattttcaagcgacgaaaaaaagcaaacatgtcaaataaaaatgctttacagggagcaaacgttcgcacctcgtgcacttcactcagaactccaggAACAAAGAAACACAGTCAACGCACAgaaagcccgccttgagcctgcggtaagggatgcgcagaagcttgcgcagaacgtttttccgccctgaaactGGAGACAGGGTTCAACACTTTTATCTTACTGCCTAACCGCGGCAGGGTTAGGTCAATCTGGGAGATAGCTGGtttgcagagcgggaggtcgctgGTTTTATACCTGGGATGGGAAAATTACTCAGGTTATGAATATAACTGAAGAAAGAAGCTACTACTTTTCCGCTACAAACGGCTAGGTGCTCTGGTGACCACGAAGAAATGTTATTCCCGTCTCAGAGAAGGAGACGTATAAAAAGAGTTTTGAATTAGAACTCGCGTGGTTAATACGTTGACtataaaataaagaactttTTGTTAACATTTATCAACCTTACGACGTCGGTGCAggccagtccagtccagtccttAGGCATTTATGATATTTATAGCGCATTTTCCGCGCAGTCCGGTGAGTCtttctcggtgacgtcacagctcactgTAGAGTCATGGTTTGACCTTCATCGCGGTTAAACGAGAGAAACATGCAAAAGTTAATAAGTAAAGTACTCAGTTAAAACActgtttactaaactttttaaaagtttactaaaaaagtgcTAGGTCTTTGAAAACAGAAGCTGGTTGTTGTTGTCGGCATGATTTTTCAGCATGATTTTACTCGGGCACAAAGCGTTTTGAACACCTTTTTGAAACCCTAAGGGCCAGTTATTTTTACGGAGTTTGGCTAGTGTTTGACAAAagcgcgttctaagccattttcagtttgccgaacgctttaataatttataaaaacaccatttatcgtgaacagtttATGAAATCATATGCCGTAGACAagaaaagcatttgtcttcTTATAATAATCCACTATGGAAGAGATTtcgaggtccaaagatttcctaaaccgcggtctaagtCCGACCCTaaatttttagaaaatgaaaagagggTTACTTAACAAATTAATTTATAAACCTTTCTCATATTAACATTTACTAATAAATGAAATTCCAAcaatcaaaaccaaaaaacaacTTAGAAGTTTAACCTTGGTGGAGGTTTGACCAAGCCGAGCTAGATTGCCCTAGAACGCCTAGGGGCTGTGTGGCCGCGAGAAGGCTTCATCTACCTAAGTCTTTATCGCTGAAAGTAAAAAACGGGTTATTGCTTCAGAGTGCCAAGGTTCTTAATTCCATCATTCCGACAAAGCCTTTTGGATccagacttttttaaaaataattgtacataattatttggacgaggttgagcaaaatatcgtgatttgtcagtggcgagcagatcaattatttgccgaagccgaaggctgaggcatataattgatctgcgagacactgacaaatcacgatattttgcgataacctaattcaataattgttttatcattcgatcaccgagtttgtttttttaatgaatatcctcgggaagcgaagccaattctgccattttcacgcaagagcgatcggaAGAAGGAGAAATgcacggtttcctttacgcatgtgcagaatattatttgcagccaaacacagttggaaggcattgcgcatgagcacaccattatttgtaggcagttatttgcaggtcacgtggtgggccctcggccaatgaaaaggaagaaacatttgcatcgaataataatttcttttattttgttgttgtttcttttcttttttcttaatacACTTTTGCAATAGATCctaataggacagagaggaaGTCTAGAACGTTGACCGCGGGATACCttaataacaaaaaagttatttaaaaaaaaaagtgatggaAAAGTGTTGTAAGAAAGTAGTTTTGTAGTTTCAGGATGGTTTTTGTAATATATGTCTGGTCACACAGCTACTAGTACCTTAGAAAATGAAGAACATTGAGCGGGCAATATTATTCTATTCAAAAATGTTCGGTATCTCGTCGTTACTTCTTGGCCCATTATTTTTCTGCACAGGTTAAAATGTGCCTAAAAGAGCCGGGTTTCTTTACCTTTTACTTAGAAATTCTTGAAAGTTTTATTGAGATACAGATTTTGATAACTCACTGCTTATGATCATTGCAATCTAAGCCAATGTAAACAACCCCTTGATATGAGAAGATTATCGGCCCACAGAATTGAACTTTCGTCGAGTTTGTCAAACTGTGCTCATACCCCGAAAGGAAGAACACAAATTGATTTGCATGCGTGCTAAGTTATTCCTAGTAAATACGTCCACAAACTATTGTAGAATCGTCCAAAATAGTTAGTCCATAATATCTTTGGCGCGCTAAACTTTTCCAGCAAACAGCTTAAGAATCATGCACGGCTACATTTGGCAGCTATTTTAGCTATTCCTGATACTAGAATCCTCTATTATTTCCCAAGATACAAagattttgtgggtttttactgaAGTCCACTTGGCTTAGCTTTGTTGTTGACTGTTTTCTCCAGCAATTATGAGCGTTTGTATACTCATCGGAAAATGTGGCTTTCAATGACCTCATCTTTTGTACTAGCTAATCTGATAGACTCCGATGAATTCTCGAGTAAATAACAGAATGTCCTTTTCAAAGTTTCTAGGAAAGTTTTGTTGCCTTAGAATGCAACTGTAAACCATTTCCCATTTCAATGTCTTCCAAGTGCAAATCTTCGTTTAACTTGGTCTGAAGACGCATTACTGTTGCCTGTTGACCAGTCTAGTTGAATTAGGGATACAAATCAATCAAGCAATTGAAGCTGTGTCGACAACTGCTATTTCTGTAAACGACCACAAGCAGTTTTAAATCGAGACAGGCGGGCTCTGAGCCTTCGTGGTTTTCTTGGCaggtttgtaaacaaaaaatggcggttGATTATACATCCATGAGCCTTGCTGTTGTTCTGCGTCTGCCCCAGGGTCCTGTGATTGTGCCTCCTCGCTTTTACTTGGCTTGAATGAGCCCGTGTATCGATGATTCCAGCGGTAGAGAAGGAACACGGTGATAAGCACAACCGCCATGGCTGCTAACACTATAACAATAATGACCCAGGCTGACACGCCTTTGGATCTGGGGGTAGGGTTTTGAAGCTGTCTTGCTACCTGATTCTGAGTTTTTGCAGTTGTTCCCGTAGGAGTTGGTGAGGAAACAGTGGTGCTTTTGGTTGTGtcttttaaaaggaaaaagggcaGAAAAGATTTACTTAGTATAGTTATTATGGCTATTAAATATGCTTCTGCccctagttgttcaaacgttagatagcgctatccactaaACATGCTATACAGtggcaggagcccataacccggagctaGCAACTCCCCATACTAGGCTTATGTCAGTACGTTTTTACGGtccggtttatttttagacaaattttggggccaaaaccgttctaaaaataaactagtccgagaaaacgccgtgacacgagcgCATGGACCAGGGCGTAATAAGCTAGCCTAGCTTATTACGCCCTGGCATGGACGTTGCTCGCAACAaatcgttcacacacatcgaacatcgtgtCGGAACGGTTTGCCGAGAGAGTTTGGTGAACAaaatcccagtcctcactcctgaatatttacttccgtctcagtgggttccagtcaTCTTTCTGGTACTTATTTACTTCCCCTACGGTCCAGATTCCTTTTCACACTACACCAAAGTGTGGCacagaacctatccgatatgtgacgctccactttcgaAATTGTCGCGGcgcagaaatcgcgccgaaatcagaGTTTTTATGTGTAAACAGAAGCCCTACCTAGTAtgattttcgtgccggcgcaagaGCTATTGGTTAAAGTGAAACATAGCCCTGGACGGCCTACCTTTTGTTGGTGTAGTTGTTGAAGGGTTGCATGACGGATCTAAGTCATCATCGTCTGGTGAGCACCCTGACGTCGGGTCTGGTATGCACTTGCGTTCCGCTGATTGCAGTAAGAAGTTCGTCATCGCTGCAGTTCCCACTCCACTCGGATATGATATCATTTTAAAGTCTTTTCTTTGTCGTTTCAATGCGTTATCTATTACATTGATTTGCTCAAAGTGAAACTGTTTAAGAAACCCCCTAAAAAACAAAGGTTTAGCTTTTGCAAACACCAGTTTGTCAGAAGGGCCGCCACCGTAGTAAATGACGTTAGATGTGTTGTTGTTAAGATTCAGCTTGAAATGCGAAGTTGAGGACTCACTgctttttctgaatttttctttgTCGATGATGACAGTTAAGCGCGCCTTTCTGCGACGAACTTCCACGTGATGCCAGCAGCTGTCCGAaagataatttcctttgtcgAACACAACTATAGAACCTGCAATATAAAGACACGTTGAACAAGTGATTGTGCATTCGTAAGAAAAAAAGCCCTAATCTCCTTCCCTTGGAATTGAATTTCTTGCAGGTTTTAGGTTTTAGTTATTAGCCAGGTGAGCTGATTCAGTTTTGGCGAGCTGTGCGAAGCTAAAGAGGGCAAGCCCCACGGCAGACTCAGCGGGGGACGGAGGATTTTGTGATAGACAGTAGTAATATAAGCGCGATAGCGCCTATCAGGACTGCGAACGGCGTATTTTTCCAGAGAGTTTCGGGCGCATGCTCCTCcgagaaaatttttgagattgaagttctctgagatgcaagcttagtttattacaaagtgcgatgtacagttattacaaattgcgacaggtattacaatcTGCGAtgaatttattacaaattgcgattatttttacaaattgcgacagtacaagACCTCGACAACTGACGTCGCTTATCAATGTTCAACCGTTGAGAGCTCTAGGGAAATTTCCACCCAAAATGAGCGATCAGATTATCCGAGAATTTCCGGCTGTCGCTCACGGCCGTCCCAGTGACAGACCTCAGTCTGTCGTGGTGGGCGCCCAGACGAGAGCTATGCTGCCCACACGCAGCCCGTCACTTAGTTTCCCCTTTTCTGGAGAGTTTTCGCACAGAGGGAATTGAACTGGAAGAGATTCGTATGTGAATCAACCCAACATAACTGCCAATTGTATTCAAGTTTTTTAGCCACATCTCTCCTAGCCCAGCCAGTGTACAGACAACCTCCCCCCTCCCGCGATTTTCTCtccgcgatttttttttttggtgggagGGGGCATCTGTGTACAGGTAGGAGCAAAACCTCAAAAAGAAACACCGTTTTCCTCAGCGAGGAACAGGCTTTAAATGTGTATAATAAAAAGAGGTACTCGATAGCCCTGCTGTTTCTCGGGGGTGACTATAAGACCTCGCACTCATACACCCGGCAGTGTACTGATAgggtctctattattttataTACTGTAATCGTTTATTCTATTCTCACATAGCTTTTCCAACCCTGATGAAGACTAGTTCTgtctagtcgaaatattgggcaaataaatttgtgAACCTTAGCCAtccgatcagccttgcctttATTTTAAGTCTAATTTTACCTCCACCGACGTCTGCCTCGACTCGTAAACTTCCATTTACGAGTTCCGCCACCAAATGGTCTTTGTCACTCCCCATGTAGAAGAATACGCCGTTcttcttttctgttaaaaacataaaatgtaTTGTGTTCCTTTCTGTGTCCATAAAGGGACTGTCATTACTCAGCGTTTGAGAAATATATCCCCCGCTCTCTTCAGGAACATTCAGGCGGGCAGATTGGGAACctaaaaaacaaatatataaaacaGATTAAACAATAATATATTTGTTCTATACTTTAACAAAAAACGGAATGATGGAAACGATAGGTATGTACAACAAGTCCTAGGTAGAACTAATCTCACTGGCGTTTATCTTTAAAATTAATGATGTTTTAGATTCCTATTCTTTTTAATAGTACTATGTCATGGTGAGTTCCACATGTTTTGATCATTGCTGAGCTAAATTTTTGAAGTCTTCTATGTCATCTTTTGTCGTACTGGGAGCTTGAGATGAAATTTCGGTCGTCCTCAGATGTGGGCTTAAATTTTGCCGTTTGTGGTTCCATGGCAATTACTAGCCGAGGCTGACGATATAGAgggttttcactcacgtggccagcatctatgcaactgtttattgaaacaaaaataagcgtttgcataagaaaagagttcaactcccacgggattggtttggaacaccaatatggcggacgtcACATCATGTGAAAACGTTCTAAATAATGGGCACTTTCAGTCCTGGAAACGAGCTTTAAATTTTGCTTTACACTTACGTAACAGCCGTCAACCATCAGCTTCTTTCGCTGAGAGTAACCTTGAGCGGCTTTCAGGTTATACACGTTCACACGGCAAtaccggacgaattttcgaccggctgaaaTATTTGAGCGGACACTTCGTTCAAACGGAACCGTTCGATATCCTGTTCTGTTCACATGGACCTGACGAACCAGGTGGAATTTGTAACTTTGTCTGAGGTTTTACCATCTGTCCAAGTACTATTTAAGCAATTCCAAAATCGACTCTCCCAGCTGAGTTTCTTTTGTCTGGGTGACCTCAGTTTGTGTGGTCCTTTACAGTACAAAAATTTAGACGGTTAAGGTGTTTACATAGCGCCGGTCAAATTTGCCTTACAAAAATTTAAACGGTGGTGGTGTTCACATTGCGCTGGTCAAATTTTCCGCCGTGACGGCTAAAAATTTGTCCTAAATTCAAGCGTTCGAATTTTTAAACGGCTAGGCGTTCAAATTAGCGTGGCTCCGTGTCAACAGAACGAACGAATTTTCGACCGCTCGAAAATACATCCGGT
Protein-coding sequences here:
- the LOC140953365 gene encoding neurexin-3-like, producing MFENIIVLLFVVGLHQASVDGSAGLRFSGSSYAEYDPWSWFPNATLQFFFQASAKKKALLFYQDDAVKGADYYFMCLFLTSSGFAKFRARLGPGIEEREIKHNFADSQWYKVRIKIDVKKVHFSIKDQNGVVHTEETPFQMSASDQTRAYNVLFIAGIPLSLSETDFSDTKLFRNFSVANFEGCIGDIRVYRPSSGQLDKVKLREPANAQSQACLGACSKVGCYNGGRCIDRIWHSECDCSATGFEGHRCENRSQSARLNVPEESGGYISQTLSNDSPFMDTERNTIHFMFLTEKKNGVFFYMGSDKDHLVAELVNGSLRVEADVGGGSIVVFDKGNYLSDSCWHHVEVRRRKARLTVIIDKEKFRKSSESSTSHFKLNLNNNTSNVIYYGGGPSDKLVFAKAKPLFFRGFLKQFHFEQINVIDNALKRQRKDFKMISYPSGVGTAAMTNFLLQSAERKCIPDPTSGCSPDDDDLDPSCNPSTTTPTKDTTKSTTVSSPTPTGTTAKTQNQVARQLQNPTPRSKGVSAWVIIVIVLAAMAVVLITVFLLYRWNHRYTGSFKPSKSEEAQSQDPGADAEQQQGSWMYNQPPFFVYKPAKKTTKAQSPPVSI